AAGATAATTGTAAATATTGTCAACCTGTTGACGAATTTCACATTAAATTCGTCATCGTAATGACAAAATTTGTATATTTGCAGAAAAAAATTGTATGTTAGCTATTCAAAGAAGATTAGAAAAGTTGATTCTTGAAAGATTAAAACCAAATAAAGTAGTTTTAATTTTTGGAGCAAGAAGAGTTGGAAAAACATTTCTTTTAAAGAAGATTGACAAAGAGTTTAAAGGAAAAACCATTTTTTTGAATGCTGAAGACCATGAAACAAAATTATTGTTAGAGAAGCAAAGTATTTCTAGTTACAAGCAGATTTTAAAAGATTCTGAACTTTTGATTCTTGATGAAGCACAAAATATTGATGAAATCGGAAAGATTTTAAAATTGATGGTTGATGAAATTCAAGGCATTAAGATTATTGCAACTGGTTCTTCGTCATTTGATTTGCAAAATATATCAGGTGAACCACTTACCGGAAGAAGTTTTAGGCTACAACTTTTTCCAATCTCTCAGGATGAATTATCCTTGCATGAAAACTTGATTGAAACAAAAAGATTTTTGGAACAAAGATTAATTTATGGTTCTTATCCTGAAATTTTAGAATTTGAGAATAATAATGATAAAAAGGAATATCTGTTTAATATCGTAAATTCATATTTATTAAAAGATTTGTTGATTTTTGATGGGATAAGGAATTCTAATAAAATGTTAGATCTATTGAAATTAATTGCCTATCAAATGGGTAATGATGTTTCTTATGATGAATTGTCAAAGCATCTCGGACTAAGTAAAAACACAGTTGAAAAATATCTTGATTTACTAACTAAAGTTTTTATTATATATAGGTTGGATAGTTATAGCAAGAATCTCAGGAAGGAAATAAGAAAGAGTAAAAGATTTTTCTTTTATGATAATGGAATTCGAAATGCGATTATATCTGACTTTAAACCAATTGTTTTACGAAAAGATATTGGATCTATTTGGGAAAACTATTTAATTACCGAAAGGTTGAAGTTTAATAATTATTCAATAAAATTTTTAAATTCATATTTTTGGCGAACTTACGATCAGCAGGAAATAGATTTAGTTGAAGAAATTGATGGAAAGCTTTTCGGATATGAAATAAAATGGAGTAATAAAATTGTAAAACCACCAAAAGCATGGCAGGGTACTTATACTGATGCGAATTTTGAAACAATTAACTCTGCAAATTACCTTGATTGGATAACCACAAAATAGTAAATATCGTCAATGTGTTGACAAATTTTACATTAAATTCGTCATTGTAATGACAAATTTCAAATATAGTAGTTAGTGTTCACATTCACAGTGGAATAAAAATGGTACAAATATTTTGTGCTTTTTAATTTTCTTTAAGAATGAAGGTAGTTGTAAATATTGTCAACCTGTTGACGAATTTTATATTAAATTCGTCATCGTAATGACAAATTTCAAATTCAATAGTTAGTGTTCACATTCACAGTGGAATAAAAATGGTGCAAATATTTTGTGCTTTTTAATATTGCTTTAAGAATGAAGATAGTTGTAAATATTGTCATCGTGTTGACAAATTTTGCAGAATATTATTTTTGCAATTCTTCAATAAAATCAGTTAAGAGTTTGAAAGCACCTTCGTATCCTGCAAGTGAAATATTTGAAGGAATGGAAAACATTATATAATTCTCATGATGAAAAAATTTATGCATTTAAATAAAAATATTAAACTTGCACGATAAATTTAATTTTAATATATTTGTTCTTAATTATTTTATACAATGAATATATGTTAAATGAAATAATTAAATATTGTACTATTTATTTTTTTATTATGATCTCATTATTAGTTATTAAAATAGGGGGGGGGTAACTGCTTGGTTGTCAGGCGTATCGGCTCTGGCGTGCAGTTTAGCTTTTTAAATTCAGTTATTAATCTTTCAAATTGTGATAATAATAATAATAATAATAATAATTTTGGCGAAATAAATAAATTCATATATTAAGCTATCAGAAATTAGTTGTTTTTGGTTGTTTCTGATAGCTCTTATATTTAATTAATCAAAAAAATAAATCTTTATTAAATTAAAAATTAGTATCATGAAAAATTATTTTATATTTATATCTATACTTTTATTTGCTGTACTTAGTTGTACAAAAGAATCAATTGAACCACCGATTAATAATCAAGAAGTTAAACCTTTATTTACATTAAATGGTGCAATAGAAGGTGAAGGAGTTTATGAAGAAGTTGAGAGAGGTGATAAAGGCGGATTTACCTACGTTGTTTTTAATTGTAACCCACCTTATAGTAGTCTTTGTTGGACTATGGAGGAAGATGAAAATGGGGATGATACGTGGACACCTAACGAACCTGCTACTTGTACAGTTATTTGTGCTTCAGGTGATGAGGTTTCGCGTCATGGAAATTGGATTACAAATTCACCCAATGATGTTTCTTTTAATTGTGATGATGGTTCTACTTTTGAATGGGATGGTGGGGAAGGAACTGTTGTAGGTAATATGGCAGATGATTTAATACTTTTACTTTACAATTAATTTTTAATTTGAGTAGCTAATATTTTATTAGCTACTCTTTAAACCAATAAATTATGAAAAAATATTTTAAATTGTTCATTATTTTAATTCTTTTTATATCTTGTAATAAGAAAAAAGAATTTATTATTAAGGCAGAGATAATTCTTGAAGAAAACGATTCAATAAATATTACTAAAATACCTGATTATATTAGTATGTTAAGCGATTCCTTTTTGTGTTTTAACAATAATATGCAAAAAGATATAATTATTTATAATGTTAATAATGGCAAAATATTTAATGGAAATATTTTAAAAGGTCTAAGTGAAAAGTTAAATTATAATTCTTTATCATATAATTATTTTAAGACGAATATTGACTCCGGTACTTTTTTGAGTTGGGATTCATTTAGTAATTATAAATATTCACATCTTTATCATAGATATAATATATATGGTGTAAGAGTTGAAAATGAATCTATTAAATTCTTGGATTTTATTACTAATCCAATTATTACAGATGATAACCACTTAAAACTTTTTTCTGTTCCGTTGGTTATAACTTGTGATAAAGATGGAAAAATAATTTCGAAAAATGACTTTGAATTTGTTAGAGAGGATATATTCTTATCTGTTAGTGATGGACTTCTTTATGATAATAATACAATATATGGATCATGCGATTATTTTGAAATCAATTTCGAATCGATTCCTGTTGCAATCTTTAAAAAACAAAATAATAAATTTTCAATAAAAGAATATTTAAAATTTCCTTTCTCTCAAAAGCTTTGGTTCAATAATAAAAGTGAAGTTGAAAGTCATATAGAAAAGAAAAGATATGTTTCTATTAAAAATTATTATTTTAAAGATGAAGATGTTTACTATTTTTCTAATGGCATGAATATTTTTAATTTAAAAACACAGGAATTATTTTTTAGTATTCCTGATAGTATGAAAAGGGATACATTTATTCATCGTATAAAAAGTTTTTTAATAATACGCAGTAATGAAAATGATAATCTAAAATACTTGGCATATCAAGAAGAAGTAATGCCACATCCCGGTAATTTTTCTCAGAGTATGAAATATTTACTTATTTATGATTTTGAAAAGAATGAATTTCTCACAAATCGAATTCCATTAGGGAAGAAAGTTAGCGGATTAGTAAGTAAAAATAATAAAATATTTATGCTAAAGCGTAAAGATGAAAAAACAATTCTATTAAAGTTTAAAATCAATTTTTAAAAAATGAAAATTTTAAATATTTTGATATTTTATTTCTTATTATTACTAACGCAATGTGATTATATTAATAATGATGAAAATAAAGAGAACAATATTGATAAACTGGAATATCAAATAATTTCTACGGTCAATAAAACAAAAATCATTAATGTAATAAATAATAATATATGTTTTAAGTGTTGTCCAAGTTTATATATGAATAGAATTAGTTTTGATAAAAAAAACAGCAATATTGAAGTAATCTATATTTTTCCTTATTTGCGATCAATTCAGCAAAATAAATTTTTAAAAGAAAATTTGGATATAGAAAAAAATGATAGTTTTCAAATTTACTTTAATGATAGTCTATATAATAGGTTCAAGTCAAAATATTCTTTAGGAGGTAGTTCTTTAAATTCATATTTGGTAATATTAGATGCGAAAGGAAATTATCAAACATATAAATATGAACGAGAGAAATTAGTGAAAATAGAGTAACCCAATTATATACAGAAAGCTAATTTACTGTTGCAATTCTTCAATAAAATCGGTTAAGAGTTTGAAAGCACCTTCGTATCCTGCAAGTGAAATATTTGAAGGAAGGTCTTTTACATGATGATAATAATATTCCTTTTCAGGGATACCTCCGAGATAAAGGAAAATTGATTTTACACCATTTTCATGGAAGAAATAATGATCACTGTTTTTTGATGGACCTCTTTCTTTTATTTCTGTCAGGTAATGTTTTTTTATATTTAGTTTTTTTAAAATATTGAATTCTTTTTTATTTTTTGTTGCATTTACAACAGTCATTCCTGTTTCTCCTGTACTCATCATGTCTAGATTTATCATAAACTCTACTTTGTCAAGAGGGAAGTATGGATTTTCTGTAAAAAAATGAGAGCCAACAAGACCTGCTTCCTCAGCACCGAAAGCAATAAAAACTATTGAATAATCAGGTTCGTTAAAAACATCAGAGTAATGTTTTGCAAGGTCAAGCATCATTGCTGTTCCACTTGCATTATCATTTGCTCCGGGAAAATATGCATCTTTACCCATTCTCCCAAGATGGTCGTAATGTGCTCCAATAATTATATATTTATCAGGATATTTTTTGCCTTTTACCATTCCAACAACATTTTGGCTTTGATAATTTTTGATAAATTTATGTTCAACTTTAACGCTTATTTTGGTTAAATCCTCTGGGAATTTTTCTTTTTTAAAAATGAAAGTAGGATATTTGTCTTGTGTACGTCCAACTCCCCAAACAAGATTTCCTTCTTGCAACAGTATCATGGCTTCTGCTCTCATGTAGTTGTCCATTATTTCAAAATAATAGTCATTTTCTTCTTCTTTAAATTTTTTAAATTCTTCCAAATCAATCACTACTGCACAACCTGTAAAGTCTTGACTAAGAAATTCATCATAATTTTTTTCTTTTTTTAATACTTTTTTATCCAGATAAATAAGTAAAAGTTCTTTTTCTTCAATAGAACCTGAAGTTGGTTTTACAAGGTAATCAATACCGGGCTTTAATGCATCTCTGTCGCCTGTGTTTATAATAATTTCACCGGGAAAAGAATTTACTTTAAAGGTAAATTCCTGAGTGTATTTTTTTAGCTTTCGTTGGTGATTTTTGGATTTGAAAATTAATGTGTCGAAAGCAAAAAGATTAAATTTTTTAAATTCATTCTCTACATAAAATGCAGCTTTTCTATCTCCTGCATTAACATATCCACGTCCATGCATATCCTCGGATGACAAATCATTAATGATTGTTCTCGCATATTCAATGTCTTGAGAAAATAGTCCTAATTGTAATAAAAGAAAAGCGGTAATAAATAGTATCTTTTTCATGTTTCTTAATTTTTTATTTTTTCTTTAAAAATTATTGATATAAAAATATAAAGAATTATTGTTAGTGGTATTGCAAGAAAATAAAAGATTGCAAAAAGTATTAGGAATGAAATTATCAGTAAATATTTGTAAAAATTATCTTTAAATGCAAATCCATTAAATTTAAAGGAAAGCATAGGTATATTTACCAACATTAAAGCAACTAATACAATTGCAACAAATGATAACAAAAACGGATTAGAAATAAAATTATCTAAATAAAGTGTTTTATAGCCAAAAACATAAAGGTCGTTGTTAAGTACCAAAGGAATAGAAGCCCAAAAAATTGCATTTGCGGGAGTAGGTAATCCGTTAAAATAAGATTTTGAACTTTGGATATTAAATTTTGCTAATCTGATTGCTGAACTTAAAACAATAATTACAGGCAAAAGGCTTAATGCAGGAATTTTAAAAATAAAAAGACTCCATTCATGATTTGATCTTAAAATAAGATTATGAAGTATCATTGCCGGTAATACTCCAAAGCTAACAATATCAGCTAGTGAATCTAATTGTTTGCCAAATTCGGAAGTTGTTTTTAATAATTTTGCAATAAATCCATCAAAAAAGTCAAAAAAGGCTGAAACAAAAACTAGGTAACTTCCAATAATTATGCTACCATGTCTTACAATAAAAGACTTTTGAGTGAGCATCCCAGCTTGAATAAAAACATCACTGTACATTACTGCAATTATTCCAATAAATCCTGCTGTTAAATTAGCAAGTGTAAAAATGTTAGCAATGTTCTTTTTAATAAAATCCATAAGTAAATTTTAGGCTTTCAAATTTACTAAAACAAAAAATACTTTGTTTTGATATTTAAAATAAAATTTATTTGATGATGAGAAGAAATAGAAATAAGTTGAGATTGAGAGTTGGGAGAAACGATAAGTTTATTCTTTAGCCAATGGAATGCTAAAAGAGAACTTGCTTCCTTTACCAAGAGTACTTTCAACTTCAATTTTCCCTTGATTCATTTGAACTAATTCTTTACAAAGTATCAGCCCCAAACCAGTACCTTTTTCTCCATTAGTACCATCTGTTACGGTGTTTTCATCTATTTTAAACATCTTAGATAATAAATCTTCTGACATACCTTTACCTGTATCATTAACCGATACAATACATTCTTCATTAGTTATTTTCGTTTGAATTTCTATTTGCCCATGAGAAGTAAACTTAATGGCATTTGATATAAAATTTCTAAGTATTGTGTCAAACATATTTTTGTCGGTAATAACAGCAACGTTTTCTTTAGGTTCAAAAATTATTTTTAATGATTTAATATTAGCTACACTTTTATTCAATTCAATATTGGATTGAATTATTTCATTAATATTTACTATTGATGGTTTATATTTTATTTTATTGGTTTGAGTACGTGACCATTCAAGCAAGTTATCAAGTAGGTTTAATGTATTATCAGAAGCTTTATAAATTGTTCCAATTATTTTTTTCACATCATTTGAATCAAAATCTTCAAAATCCTCATATAATAATTCACTAAGTCCCAAAAGTGAACTTATGGGTGATTTAAGGTCGTGAGCAATAATAGAAAAAAAACGGTCTTTCATTTTGTTTGCATCTTCAAGCTCCTTTGTAAAGTATTGTAATTCGTTCCGTTGTGATAAAATTTTTTCATTTTTTTTATTAAGGAGTATATTTTTCTTCTTGATATTTTTATAAAAAAACAGGAATCCTATGAATAAAATAAAAAGGGAAACTATACCTGCTATTAAAAAATAATTTGTAATTTTTTTCTGTTTGATAATTAGATTTTGATTTTTTATTTTCTGTATATTTTTTTCGATTTCATACTTTTTATTCAATTCCGAAATCTGTTGGTTTTTATTTTTATTATATAGGTAATATCCAACACTAATAGTAGTGTCAAGAAATCTATATGCATTTTTATAATCATTAGTTGCCGCATATATCCATGCTAACAACATGGCTGAATTTTCTTTATAAATTGGTATATTAAAAATTTCTGCTAACTTATATGACTTGCGTGCATAAAAAAGTCCTGAGTCATACGCAGTAGAAAAGTAATATGCTCTTGAAAGATTTATATAGGTATTTATATTTTCTTTTTCATTCGCTCCAATTTCATCATTTATTTTAATAACTTTATGATATATTGTAATAGCCTTGTCGTATTTCCCTTGATTTGAATAAATAGCACCTAATATATCAAGATTGTTTGGCATAAGTTCAAGAAAGTTGATTTCTTCACAAAGCTTGATTGCCGAATCAATATACATTCGGGATAACTTAACTTCGTTGAGTTCGTAATGAATTGCAGACAAACGATTAAAAACATTTGCTAAAGTTTTTTCATTATTTGTTTTTTTAACTATTCTTATTGCCTGTTTTGAATATTCAATCCCTGCTTTGAATTGCCTGGAAGCTCTGCAATACTCCGCTAAATCTGTCAGGCAATTTGCTTGCTTATCCTTATATCCTTTTTTTTCGCAAACCTTTAATAATTCAAGAGTTATTTTAATTGCTTCAGTATGTTTTCCAATATTTTTATAAGTAGTCCCCAGTAATAATGTAGCCTTGTAATACATATCGAATAAATCATTTTCTAATGCTGTTTTTATAACTATTTTATTATAATGAATTGAAGTATCGGGATTTGAGACACTGTATATTTCTGATATTTGAAAAAGTGTATTTAAATAGTCTGAATCATTTTTAGCATTATTACTTACCGCAAAAAGACTATCAATATTTTTCTCTTTGGCTTGAAGATTACTATTTACACCAAAAGTAAAAATCAAAG
The Bacteroidota bacterium DNA segment above includes these coding regions:
- a CDS encoding M28 family peptidase, which gives rise to MKKILFITAFLLLQLGLFSQDIEYARTIINDLSSEDMHGRGYVNAGDRKAAFYVENEFKKFNLFAFDTLIFKSKNHQRKLKKYTQEFTFKVNSFPGEIIINTGDRDALKPGIDYLVKPTSGSIEEKELLLIYLDKKVLKKEKNYDEFLSQDFTGCAVVIDLEEFKKFKEEENDYYFEIMDNYMRAEAMILLQEGNLVWGVGRTQDKYPTFIFKKEKFPEDLTKISVKVEHKFIKNYQSQNVVGMVKGKKYPDKYIIIGAHYDHLGRMGKDAYFPGANDNASGTAMMLDLAKHYSDVFNEPDYSIVFIAFGAEEAGLVGSHFFTENPYFPLDKVEFMINLDMMSTGETGMTVVNATKNKKEFNILKKLNIKKHYLTEIKERGPSKNSDHYFFHENGVKSIFLYLGGIPEKEYYYHHVKDLPSNISLAGYEGAFKLLTDFIEELQQ
- a CDS encoding ATP-binding protein, whose protein sequence is MLAIQRRLEKLILERLKPNKVVLIFGARRVGKTFLLKKIDKEFKGKTIFLNAEDHETKLLLEKQSISSYKQILKDSELLILDEAQNIDEIGKILKLMVDEIQGIKIIATGSSSFDLQNISGEPLTGRSFRLQLFPISQDELSLHENLIETKRFLEQRLIYGSYPEILEFENNNDKKEYLFNIVNSYLLKDLLIFDGIRNSNKMLDLLKLIAYQMGNDVSYDELSKHLGLSKNTVEKYLDLLTKVFIIYRLDSYSKNLRKEIRKSKRFFFYDNGIRNAIISDFKPIVLRKDIGSIWENYLITERLKFNNYSIKFLNSYFWRTYDQQEIDLVEEIDGKLFGYEIKWSNKIVKPPKAWQGTYTDANFETINSANYLDWITTK
- a CDS encoding tetratricopeptide repeat-containing sensor histidine kinase gives rise to the protein MLKRLITRITNIKCIICLTLIFTFGVNSNLQAKEKNIDSLFAVSNNAKNDSDYLNTLFQISEIYSVSNPDTSIHYNKIVIKTALENDLFDMYYKATLLLGTTYKNIGKHTEAIKITLELLKVCEKKGYKDKQANCLTDLAEYCRASRQFKAGIEYSKQAIRIVKKTNNEKTLANVFNRLSAIHYELNEVKLSRMYIDSAIKLCEEINFLELMPNNLDILGAIYSNQGKYDKAITIYHKVIKINDEIGANEKENINTYINLSRAYYFSTAYDSGLFYARKSYKLAEIFNIPIYKENSAMLLAWIYAATNDYKNAYRFLDTTISVGYYLYNKNKNQQISELNKKYEIEKNIQKIKNQNLIIKQKKITNYFLIAGIVSLFILFIGFLFFYKNIKKKNILLNKKNEKILSQRNELQYFTKELEDANKMKDRFFSIIAHDLKSPISSLLGLSELLYEDFEDFDSNDVKKIIGTIYKASDNTLNLLDNLLEWSRTQTNKIKYKPSIVNINEIIQSNIELNKSVANIKSLKIIFEPKENVAVITDKNMFDTILRNFISNAIKFTSHGQIEIQTKITNEECIVSVNDTGKGMSEDLLSKMFKIDENTVTDGTNGEKGTGLGLILCKELVQMNQGKIEVESTLGKGSKFSFSIPLAKE
- a CDS encoding CDP-alcohol phosphatidyltransferase family protein, whose protein sequence is MDFIKKNIANIFTLANLTAGFIGIIAVMYSDVFIQAGMLTQKSFIVRHGSIIIGSYLVFVSAFFDFFDGFIAKLLKTTSEFGKQLDSLADIVSFGVLPAMILHNLILRSNHEWSLFIFKIPALSLLPVIIVLSSAIRLAKFNIQSSKSYFNGLPTPANAIFWASIPLVLNNDLYVFGYKTLYLDNFISNPFLLSFVAIVLVALMLVNIPMLSFKFNGFAFKDNFYKYLLIISFLILFAIFYFLAIPLTIILYIFISIIFKEKIKN